A genomic stretch from Bifidobacterium sp. ESL0769 includes:
- a CDS encoding serpin family protein, whose product MKHHDKKGSNAQRLHKPTESSSTPHDPEIVVSQRRHRFSRIPTRIVSVCVIVALLIAAAYGTWALILHPKATPPSKTVKASVQQFAYNSSSLFLTSQDLSDDKGNTNYSPASMWTALSMAEQGAAGTTKNEMQAALNDDKQPNTDDYHSLMLSINGRRHGKSKMQTANSIWIQKGHPLDKDFRKDMKHGFSAEMKTVSGDASEQMSSWVDRKTHGILKPNFTDDNAILTLLNTVYANGKWQDPFDADNTSDQPFHGEKGDSKVSMMSQSGTMDMARGKGFRRLDKAFDDGSKLKIVLPDQKTAANDLAGKTDSLRAMFNAKSEPTEVDLSLPKFKIANTFDDSISILRKLGIRSAFNPSRANFSKMTNKDPLYIGRIIQGTSIDVGETGVKAAAYNKIDMKTSAPNPGIDKSVSFIVDHPFLYEYDTPDGVPLFVGIVRNL is encoded by the coding sequence ATGAAACATCACGACAAGAAAGGCTCCAACGCGCAACGCCTTCACAAGCCAACAGAATCTTCCTCAACACCACACGATCCAGAGATCGTAGTTTCACAACGCCGACACCGTTTTTCACGCATCCCGACCCGAATAGTGAGCGTGTGCGTCATCGTGGCTCTCCTCATCGCAGCAGCATACGGGACATGGGCGCTGATCCTCCACCCCAAAGCAACGCCCCCGAGTAAAACCGTCAAAGCCAGCGTCCAACAATTTGCGTACAACAGCTCTTCACTTTTTCTTACCAGCCAAGACTTGTCTGATGACAAAGGCAATACCAACTATTCCCCCGCTTCGATGTGGACGGCACTTTCCATGGCCGAACAGGGAGCTGCCGGCACTACGAAAAACGAAATGCAGGCTGCCCTCAACGACGATAAACAGCCCAACACAGACGATTATCATTCACTGATGCTCTCCATCAACGGCAGACGTCATGGCAAATCAAAGATGCAGACCGCCAATTCGATATGGATTCAGAAAGGACATCCCCTCGACAAGGATTTCAGGAAGGATATGAAACATGGCTTCTCCGCCGAGATGAAAACGGTCTCGGGTGACGCCTCCGAGCAAATGAGCTCATGGGTGGATAGGAAAACTCACGGGATTCTCAAGCCTAATTTCACTGATGACAACGCAATCCTAACGCTCCTCAACACCGTGTATGCAAACGGGAAATGGCAAGACCCATTCGACGCGGACAACACATCCGACCAACCGTTCCACGGAGAAAAAGGGGACTCGAAGGTCTCCATGATGAGCCAGAGCGGAACGATGGATATGGCCAGAGGCAAAGGGTTCAGGCGCCTCGACAAAGCATTCGACGACGGATCCAAACTGAAAATCGTGTTGCCCGACCAAAAAACAGCGGCAAACGACCTAGCGGGAAAAACCGACTCGCTACGCGCCATGTTCAACGCGAAAAGCGAACCAACCGAAGTCGATCTCAGTCTTCCGAAGTTCAAGATTGCCAATACGTTCGACGATTCGATATCAATTTTAAGAAAGCTCGGCATTCGTTCCGCTTTCAACCCATCACGCGCGAATTTTTCCAAAATGACCAACAAAGATCCCCTCTACATCGGTCGAATCATCCAAGGCACCAGCATTGACGTGGGCGAAACCGGCGTCAAAGCTGCCGCATACAACAAAATCGATATGAAGACCAGCGCGCCAAATCCTGGAATAGATAAATCTGTATCATTCATTGTTGACCATCCGTTCCTCTATGAATACGACACGCCTGACGGAGTCCCACTGTTCGTCGGAATTGTGCGAAATCTGTAA